The following are encoded in a window of Rosa chinensis cultivar Old Blush chromosome 4, RchiOBHm-V2, whole genome shotgun sequence genomic DNA:
- the LOC112201017 gene encoding uncharacterized protein LOC112201017 isoform X2 — MVCSVGSGRMAVMARVLAGGSVSHSLAEEAPHQKFAAHLICRQLIEANDANLLDEEDMHVFDLEPMADTLLLVCCNACKKPVKASQYAAHSVLCRSLNSTQETNLELDGSIGQRKPPRKEKKKLLTAYAHQATSVRELQRSESADDIAVSQPQLDGKIGMNSSCGNSASVETTYMMDGSGVTPENTSYSTSLLHPPTKRFKMIASEQPPLSDDLGTTSIVSELKSTQEACPYCPVPLATKVYYSQRSNRLRTALCHLYSEAVASNKELCTVMRDEQSLPSIRTPDQILAQNSEDCLEKSIGSLPAGDLSNQFPIDNVPRPQAAGVGLTRTKLLSKPYSFAGSSGQSLGTMQQRNGRVPVV, encoded by the exons ATGGTTTGCTCGGTTGGAAGTGGGAGGATGGCGGTCATGGCAAGGGTTCTTGCAGGTGGGAGTGTGTCACATAGCCTTGCAG AAGAAGCTCCACATCAGAAATTTGCGGCTCATTTGATTTGTAGACAGTTAATTGAGGCAAATGATGCAAATTTGCTTGACGAAGAAG ATATGCATGTGTTTGATTTGGAGCCGATGGCTGATACTTTGCTCTTG GTTTGTTGCAATGCTTGTAAAAAACCAGTGAAGGCTAGCCAATATGCAGCCCATTCAG TACTTTGCAGGTCATTAAATTCTACGCAGGAAACTAATTTGGAGCTTGATGGAAGTATTGGGCAAAGGAAGCCTCcaaggaaggagaagaaaaagttaTTAACTGCATATGCTC ACCAGGCAACGTCAGTTAGAGAGCTACAAAGGTCTGAATCTGCAGATGATATTGCTGTGTCTCAGCCTCAGTTGGATgggaaaataggaatgaattcTTCTTGTG GGAACTCGGCATCTGTAGAAACAACCTATATGATGGATGGATCAGGAGTTACCCCTGAAAATACCAGTTACTCAACAAGTCTGCTGCATCCTCCAACAAAACGATTTAAAAT GATAGCAAGTGAGCAGCCACCACTATCAGATGATCTGGGAACAACATCTATTGTATCAGAACTCAAAAGTACTCAGGAAGCATGTCCAT ACTGTCCTGTTCCCCTTGCTACTAAAGTATATTACTCTCAAAGAAGTAATCGGCTCCGTACAGCACTTTGTCATCTGTACTCTGAGGCAGTGGCATCAAATAAGGAGCTTTGCACTGTCATG AGGGACGAACAGTCTTTGCCTTCTATACGAACACCTGATCAAATTCTCGCACAAAATTCAGAAGATTGCTTGGAGAAATCAATAGGCTCCCTTCCTGCTGGTGACCTATCAAACCAGTTTCCCATTGATAATGTTCCGAGGCCTCAGGCTGCAGGTGTTGGTTTGACAAGAACCAAACTTCTTTCAAAACCTTATTCTTTTGCGGGTAGCTCAG GACAATCGTTGGGAACCATGCAACAGCGAAATGGCAGAGTTCCTGTTGTATAG
- the LOC112201017 gene encoding uncharacterized protein LOC112201017 isoform X1 codes for MVCSVGSGRMAVMARVLAGGSVSHSLAEEAPHQKFAAHLICRQLIEANDANLLDEEDMHVFDLEPMADTLLLVCCNACKKPVKASQYAAHSVLCRSLNSTQETNLELDGSIGQRKPPRKEKKKLLTAYAHQATSVRELQRSESADDIAVSQPQLDGKIGMNSSCGMGAKGNSASVETTYMMDGSGVTPENTSYSTSLLHPPTKRFKMIASEQPPLSDDLGTTSIVSELKSTQEACPYCPVPLATKVYYSQRSNRLRTALCHLYSEAVASNKELCTVMRDEQSLPSIRTPDQILAQNSEDCLEKSIGSLPAGDLSNQFPIDNVPRPQAAGVGLTRTKLLSKPYSFAGSSGQSLGTMQQRNGRVPVV; via the exons ATGGTTTGCTCGGTTGGAAGTGGGAGGATGGCGGTCATGGCAAGGGTTCTTGCAGGTGGGAGTGTGTCACATAGCCTTGCAG AAGAAGCTCCACATCAGAAATTTGCGGCTCATTTGATTTGTAGACAGTTAATTGAGGCAAATGATGCAAATTTGCTTGACGAAGAAG ATATGCATGTGTTTGATTTGGAGCCGATGGCTGATACTTTGCTCTTG GTTTGTTGCAATGCTTGTAAAAAACCAGTGAAGGCTAGCCAATATGCAGCCCATTCAG TACTTTGCAGGTCATTAAATTCTACGCAGGAAACTAATTTGGAGCTTGATGGAAGTATTGGGCAAAGGAAGCCTCcaaggaaggagaagaaaaagttaTTAACTGCATATGCTC ACCAGGCAACGTCAGTTAGAGAGCTACAAAGGTCTGAATCTGCAGATGATATTGCTGTGTCTCAGCCTCAGTTGGATgggaaaataggaatgaattcTTCTTGTGGTATGGGCGCAAAGG GGAACTCGGCATCTGTAGAAACAACCTATATGATGGATGGATCAGGAGTTACCCCTGAAAATACCAGTTACTCAACAAGTCTGCTGCATCCTCCAACAAAACGATTTAAAAT GATAGCAAGTGAGCAGCCACCACTATCAGATGATCTGGGAACAACATCTATTGTATCAGAACTCAAAAGTACTCAGGAAGCATGTCCAT ACTGTCCTGTTCCCCTTGCTACTAAAGTATATTACTCTCAAAGAAGTAATCGGCTCCGTACAGCACTTTGTCATCTGTACTCTGAGGCAGTGGCATCAAATAAGGAGCTTTGCACTGTCATG AGGGACGAACAGTCTTTGCCTTCTATACGAACACCTGATCAAATTCTCGCACAAAATTCAGAAGATTGCTTGGAGAAATCAATAGGCTCCCTTCCTGCTGGTGACCTATCAAACCAGTTTCCCATTGATAATGTTCCGAGGCCTCAGGCTGCAGGTGTTGGTTTGACAAGAACCAAACTTCTTTCAAAACCTTATTCTTTTGCGGGTAGCTCAG GACAATCGTTGGGAACCATGCAACAGCGAAATGGCAGAGTTCCTGTTGTATAG
- the LOC112199422 gene encoding uncharacterized protein LOC112199422 — translation MSDGGTPPISSSAGYVNAGTSSGAADAENEIIDDKAPLWKFVKKIQKGQGRGGWKWQCNFCKLYSYTRVRSHLLKEGTAGVAICTKVTPHAFTAMTKLARESKERLINAAPRHVPLPSSQQQGGSSSTSSYGMSYHAGSVEKAFQNSAREQCDGEVARMYYTGGLSFNQARNPHYRNSYIRASTLPGYILPGYNALRTTLLAKERKNIEHHLKPIKKTWKDKGVSLCSDGWSDAQRRPLINVIATCESGPMMLKAINCQGEFKDHAMIAYLIIDSIKEVGWENVVQVITDNALVCSKASDSKYPTIFWTTCVVHTLNLAVKNICTPSLLSSNADVFDACCWIQPVSEDVMFIKNFIMNHGMRLVMFNDHCNLKLLSVAPTRWSSVQSGMITKKMMLGRQLL, via the exons ATGAGTGATGGAGGAACACCTCCTATTAGTTCTAGTGCCGGGTATGTTAATGCCGGTACTAGTAGTGGAGCTGCTGATGCTGAAAATGAGATCATAGATGATAAAGCACCGTTGTGGAAATTTGTGAAGAAGATTCAAAAAGGGCAAGGTAGAGGAGGTTGGAAGTGGCAGTGCAATTTCTGCAAATTGTACTCTTATACTAGAGTTCGTAGTCATTTATTGAAAGAAGGAACAGCGGGGGTGGCAATTTGCACTAAGGTTACTCCTCATGCCTTTACTGCAATGACCAAGTTGGCAAGAGAATCCAAGGAGAGATTAATAAATGCAGCTCCTCGACATGTTCCTCTACCATCATCACAACAGCAAGGAGGGAGTTCCTCTACTAGTAGCTATGGGATGAGTTATCATGCTGGTTCTGTTGAAAAGGCCTTCCAAAACTCAGCTAGGGAGCAATGTGATGGTGAGGTTGCAAGGATGTACTACACCGGTGGCTTATCTTTCAACCAAGCTAGAAATCCACACTATCGAAACTCCTACATTCGTGCTTCTACCCTTCCAGGCTATATTCTACCAGGCTACAATGCTTTAAGGACCACACTTCTtgcaaaagaaaggaaaaatattGAGCATCATTTGAAGCCAATCAAGAAAACATGGAAAGATAAAGGTGTGAGTCTTTGTAGTGATGGTTGGTCTGATGCACAAAGAAGACCATTGATTAATGTGATAGCCACTTGTGAGAGTGGTCCGATGATGTTGAAGGCTATAAACTGTCAAGGGGAATTCAAGGATCATGCGATGATTGCATACTTGATTATAGATTCCATTAAAGAAGTGGGTTGGGAAAATGTAGTGCAAGTGATCACCGACAATGCTCTTGTTTGTTCCAAGGCCAGTGATAGCAAGTATCCTACTATTTTTTGGACAACATGTGTAGTGCATACTTTGAATCTTGCTGTCAAGAATATTTGCACACCTTCATTACTTTCAAGCAATGCGGATGTGTTTGATGCATGTTGTTGGATACAGCCAGTTTCTGAGGATGTTATGTTCATCAAGAACTTCATTATGAATCATGGAATGAGATTAGTCATGTTTAATGACCATTGCAATTTGAAGTTGCTTTCGGTTGCTCCCACAAG ATGGTCATCAGTCCAAAGTGGGATGATTACAAAAAAGATGATGTTAGGAAGGCAGCTTCTGTGA
- the LOC112201017 gene encoding uncharacterized protein LOC112201017 isoform X3 — MHVFDLEPMADTLLLVCCNACKKPVKASQYAAHSVLCRSLNSTQETNLELDGSIGQRKPPRKEKKKLLTAYAHQATSVRELQRSESADDIAVSQPQLDGKIGMNSSCGMGAKGNSASVETTYMMDGSGVTPENTSYSTSLLHPPTKRFKMIASEQPPLSDDLGTTSIVSELKSTQEACPYCPVPLATKVYYSQRSNRLRTALCHLYSEAVASNKELCTVMRDEQSLPSIRTPDQILAQNSEDCLEKSIGSLPAGDLSNQFPIDNVPRPQAAGVGLTRTKLLSKPYSFAGSSGQSLGTMQQRNGRVPVV, encoded by the exons ATGCATGTGTTTGATTTGGAGCCGATGGCTGATACTTTGCTCTTG GTTTGTTGCAATGCTTGTAAAAAACCAGTGAAGGCTAGCCAATATGCAGCCCATTCAG TACTTTGCAGGTCATTAAATTCTACGCAGGAAACTAATTTGGAGCTTGATGGAAGTATTGGGCAAAGGAAGCCTCcaaggaaggagaagaaaaagttaTTAACTGCATATGCTC ACCAGGCAACGTCAGTTAGAGAGCTACAAAGGTCTGAATCTGCAGATGATATTGCTGTGTCTCAGCCTCAGTTGGATgggaaaataggaatgaattcTTCTTGTGGTATGGGCGCAAAGG GGAACTCGGCATCTGTAGAAACAACCTATATGATGGATGGATCAGGAGTTACCCCTGAAAATACCAGTTACTCAACAAGTCTGCTGCATCCTCCAACAAAACGATTTAAAAT GATAGCAAGTGAGCAGCCACCACTATCAGATGATCTGGGAACAACATCTATTGTATCAGAACTCAAAAGTACTCAGGAAGCATGTCCAT ACTGTCCTGTTCCCCTTGCTACTAAAGTATATTACTCTCAAAGAAGTAATCGGCTCCGTACAGCACTTTGTCATCTGTACTCTGAGGCAGTGGCATCAAATAAGGAGCTTTGCACTGTCATG AGGGACGAACAGTCTTTGCCTTCTATACGAACACCTGATCAAATTCTCGCACAAAATTCAGAAGATTGCTTGGAGAAATCAATAGGCTCCCTTCCTGCTGGTGACCTATCAAACCAGTTTCCCATTGATAATGTTCCGAGGCCTCAGGCTGCAGGTGTTGGTTTGACAAGAACCAAACTTCTTTCAAAACCTTATTCTTTTGCGGGTAGCTCAG GACAATCGTTGGGAACCATGCAACAGCGAAATGGCAGAGTTCCTGTTGTATAG